The nucleotide sequence AATATTCCTGAGGCGACGCCTGAAGGACGATGAAAATTGATATAACGAAGTAAGCTATAATGTTTTTCATGCTTGTACTCTTATTTTGTATTTAAATTTCTGTCTAATTCAAGGGTTACTTGTTCAATAATTCCACCCTTGTTCAGGATGAAGCTGACTGTGTTATTGTCATAGTCAATTTTTGTAAGGTATCCGAGGTAAACTTGTTCTCCTTCCCAAACTAAGTATGTGCTGCCTTTATTATCAGCCACAAAAGCACCTTCAGGTATAAGCGCCAGCAGTCTGGCTCCCTGAACATCAAGCAGATTATCTACGTTCGGTGGAATTTCGTTTCTGATTAACGGATAGAAGGCATCATAGACTGGTCCGGTGGCAAGATTATTCTCAACATATTCAGCAGGGGCAAAACGATTGTCGGATGAGAAATAAACTTTTGCCTGCATTTCAAAGTTCACTAAGAACATCGGGATTTCTTCCTGTATCTTAACCAGATTACTCAAAGAAACTTTGCTGATTTTCTTGAGCTCCTTGCTTTGCTCGATTGCATAAACCAGTTTATAAAAATCGTTATAGTTGCCCGATCCTGTCAATTTGTATTCGTGGAAGAAAAATTCCTTATCAGGTGTTTGCCCGATGTACTCCACATTTACCGTAGTTTCTCCTGGGAAGTTAGCAACTATGTTATTAACGAAATTATAAAACTTGATGGAAGAAATATTCTGTGGAATATTAAATTTCCGGTTTGCAAGTATTGAGTCGAGCTCTGCAGATTGTTTCTGCAAATCACTATAGCGGTTTTCAAGCTCAACCGGATCATAAACATTTTTATTCAACTCATCAAGTTTTTCTTGTCTTTCTGAAATATCTCCTCGCTGAATGACAAAAAGATAAATGCCGCCAGCAACCAGGATGATAATCAGTAGTGCAAGAACACTAAGAGTGCTAATTAATTTCTTATTCATTTTGGTACTTCTGATTTGAAATTTGGAAATTTAAATTGAACCTGTATGCACTCTTTTCTCTTAACTCTTCGTATATCATACTCTGAAGGACAGCGTCCTGAATAGAATACGCAAAATCTGTAAGAGAACTTCGTGTTAATGAATAACCTTCTGTATTAACTTTATTCCCCTCGTTCGTTAATTTTGATAACCACATATTATTGCTGGTCTGGCAGAAACCCGATACTTGTTTAATAAGTTCCTTCCAGACACCTGTTCCTGCAGCCGCAGAATCTAGTATAGCGACAGTTTGCCCGAAGCTTCCGATTTTGCCTTCCAGGTTAGCTATCTTAACTAATACCTCCTGATTCTGCCTCATCAAAATTGTCTTCTCTTCAATTTTTTTATCAAGTTCAGCTAACTGTTTATTATTATCCAGTACTTTCTGAGTTATAAAGAATGCCGCAACAAATAATAATGGAAGAAGTGCATATCCGTGCCAGGAGAATTGAAATACCTTCTGTTCTTCTTTGATATATTTTGGAAGAATATGCAGTCCCTGATGCTCTTTATTTAATTCATCATAATAATCGAGTGCTACAGAAACCGGAATGCTAAATGCTGAAAATTTTTCTTTTGATTCTTCGTTGAGTGCAGAAAGATCAAGATCATCAAATTCCAAACGGCTGACATTTGCTTCAGGAAAAGTTCCGTAAAAGGATAAAATTATATTCTCGGAATCATCTTCACCACAAACAATAATATTATCAAGTGATGATATTCCTCCGTTTTCCATTTCAAGTAAAATCTTAGAAAAATATACATCGTAAGTATGGAGGTTTTGTGTTCCGATATCAAGCGTTGTTCCGATATGTTTTATTCTTCGTCCCTGAAGGAAAATCAACTTGCTGTATTCTTTCCCGATATAAACGATTAAAGAATGATCATCTGGGAAGAATTTTTTTCGCTTTGCTACATAATATGCAAGAGATATATCAGAACTTTTTATCGTCGGTATATTGTATCCTCTTTTTCCCTTCTGGCGCGCAAGAGAATTTACAAGACTTGCACAAGGAATATTTTCAGTCACAAAAACGGCAAGCAAGGCTTTATCAGAAAGTTCAACATAATCAATGCTGGTTTTGTCAACTGCAATGTTCTTTGACTCAAGTATGTCATTAATTATAGCTTGTTTGAGTTTGGCTGGATTTTCAGACCTCTCCCCTTCATAAAGATGATAGTAAATATTTGGCTCGGCTAAAGCCGGAAGGAATAAATGTTTGTTCAGATTGTATGAACTGAGAGCAGCATTAAGTTCATTCATTCCTGATAAATCGAGCTCACTTTTAGAAGACAGAGACCCTTCTAATCCCTCAAGATCAAGAGATTCTTCTTCTACGCTGAATCCGCCGCCGGGTTTATCCAGGCTAGCTGATTTTGAATGACTGATCGAGGCTGTTTTTATAACAGCGGGCTTACCTGTTGCCGCACTCTTATTAATAACAGCCAGCTTGATGTCATTGCTTTCACAATATATTGAAATTACTGGTTTCATTTTGCAGACAATAATTGGTTTATTCTTGTTTTATTATTTGAATAAGTAATCGCTGTTTCGAGCGATATCCTTTTCTGATCGTATAAACGTTTTAAGTCCTGTTCCATTGTGACCATTCCCATCGGACCACCCTGATTTATCATCATATATATTTCACTGAGATTGTTATTCTTTATGGCAGCTTTAACACTCGAAGTTATAATTAAAACTTCTTTTGCTAATATTACTTTTCCATCCAGACTCGGAACGAGTTTTTGAGAAATAACAGAAACTAATACGTCTGCTAATCTGTTTCTTACTCTTTCCTGTTCATGTGCATCTACTTCAGCAATAATTCTTTCGATAGATTCAGTGGCTGATGAAGTATGAAGAGTTGAAAAAACTTTGTGACCTGTATCGGTTACTTCAAGTGCAGCCATAATTGTATCCGGGTCTCTCATTTCACCGATGATTATTATATCCGGATCTTGTCGTAATGATTGAACAACTCCTTCTTTAAAAGATAGAACATCTCTTCCAACTTCTCTGTGCTTGATCATGCAAAAGTTAGAGCTGTGGACATATTCAATCGGTGCAGCTATTATTATTACATGCGCCGGATCAAATTTATTATGGTAATCAACTATAGAATCCAGTGTTGTTGATTTACCAGAACCTGTAATTCCTGTAATTAATGTTAAACCAAATTTTATGTAATTATGACTAAGATATTTAATTGCATTCTGATGGAAATCTAAAGAAGCAAGAGGACGAATAGTCGTGTTAATTGCTCTCATACTGCATGCAAGAGTATCAAGATCAAAATACGCATCTGCTCTGAATCTTACATTAATTTTCCTGCGTTCATAGAAAAATGTATAACTGAAGTCAAGATTTCTTGTCGCAGCAATATATTTCTTCTGATTGGAATTGAACATATTTGCAATCAGTAATGCGGATTCATCTTCAGTGAATTGAGGAAGGTCCTTTATTCTTTCAAGTTTTCCATAAATCCTCATCCAGATGTAGCCTTCATTACCATGACCACCGATTTCAATATCAGAAGCATCACGCTCAATCATCGAAGTGAGAATTTTATTAACAAACTTTCTTAAAAGTACTGTTTCATCTTCCTTAAGTTTGCCGCTGTTCTCAAGAATGTATGCAACGCGGTCTGGTCCATAGATGGATTCAGGTATCCTTGCACAAAAATCTGATAAAATCTTTTTTTCTTCTTTGACTATCAACTTACAACCTTAATTTTACTTTTAACTCTCTACTCAGTTTTAGTTACTTACATGTTTTATTCCAACCAAAAACATAACAATAGGTCATAAAAACTTCTCTGAAACAGAAAAAATGCTGATTTCTGATAAATTTATAACCACTTGTAAAAAAATTTAACTACCAAAACAACCCAACCTTTTAGTAAAACTTACTTAATTCCTGAAAAAATTAATCTTCAGTTGTTGATGAAATAACTTCTTCGATTGAAGTCATTCCCAATTTAACCTTTTCAAGTCCTGATTCTCTTAAGTTTAGCGTTCCATCTTTTTTTGCTTGTGTTTTGAGTAACTCTTCGTTCACTTCTTCACCGGATTTAACTATCAGGTGTCTTATTTCTTTAGAAAAATAAAACGCTTCATGAATTGCCATCCGACCTTTAAATCCTGTACCACCGCATTCATCGCATCCGACAGCACGATAAGTCTCATATTGCTTCCACTCTTCAGGATTTATTCCCACAGCTTCCAGGTAATCATCATCATGTTCAGTTACTCTCTTTTTACATTTAGAACATAATTTTCTGATTAGTCTTTGAGCTACAATTAAATTTATTGCGTAAGCAATTAAGAACGGTTCAATACCCATTTTAAATAATCTTGATACCGCACTTGGTGCATCATTCGTATGCAATGTGGAAAAGGTAAGGTGACCGGTATTTGCAAGCTTTATAGCAGTTTCTGCTGTTTCTTTATCTCTCATCTCACCGACGAGAACTATATCCGGGTCATGTCGTAATATTGACCTTATTGCTTGTTCAAAATTCATCTTGTAGCCAATCTTCAATTGACGTGCACCTTCAATAACATACTCCACAGGATCCTCAACAGTAAGTACATTCACTTCTGGATTAATTACCTGGCAGAGTGCTGCAACAAGCGTTGTACTTTTTCCACTTCCGGTTGGACCAGTAAGAATAACCATTCCCTGCGGCTGGTTAATTGCTTTAATGAATTTCTGTTTTGCAACACCGGTCAGACCCAGTTTTTCAAGATCTTTAATAACTTTTCTATCATCCAGTATTCTTATAACTACACTTTCAAATTTGTTTTTAAGTTCTGTACCAACCATCGGGAGAACCGATACTCTGAACCTGATTATGTAGTTATCAATTGCTCTCTGAATAAAACCATCTTGTGCCATTTCACGTTCGAACCTATCCATACCTTTTCCACGATCTTTAACAACTGCAATTACTGCTTCAGGTAAAGTGTTCTCCTGAACATGCCACAAACGTAATGTTCCGTCAATTCTCATATATATTTCAGTACGATGACCGCTTCCGGGAATAAAGTGAATATCGCTTGCCCCTTTGCGAACTGCTTCTACTAATGCACCTTCTACAAGATTTATCAACGCACTTTTATTTATCTCAGCATCGAGTTCATCTTCGTCGAGATCCTCCCTCTCTTCAGTAGGAATCAGATTCTCGTAGTCGTCTGAAATGTTCTGCAAGAATTTATTTTCGGGTGGGAAAAGTTTTTCAATTAACTGGTCATAATCTTTTTTCTTAATGAAGATTACTTCTGTTTTTTTTGCATTCAGCCCGAAAGCAACTTTTTGGACATTTTTATTTGTTGGGTCAGTCGAGGCAATTATCAGTTTGTCTTTTATCTGCTCATCATACATAAACGGAATAATGTTTTCTTTCAACATTATTTCTTTAAGTTCTTCGCCCCCGCTTTCCACTATACTGCGAATTGAATCGAGTTGATTCGGCTGGATTGTTTGCAAATCTATATCAAGTTCCCTGAATGCGTAAAGAATTGCAACTTCTCTGAAAATTACATCGTGCTCATATTTAAAATCATCTACAAGTATCTGGGCAAGATTTCGTTTCAACTTATTACGATCATTAAACTTTGCATTCAGTGCTTTGTCAAGCGTTGACGCATCAATAATACCTTTCTTGAAGAGCAGATAACCTATTTTGTCATTAATTTCCAATTTCGTCTCTATCATTTAGTGCCCGTTACTTCCTTAATTTACACCAGGCGTTTTTGGTCTTACAGTTGCTGTTTCCGCAGATACCAGAGTCAACGCAATCATGATTATCATAATTATCATTGCAATTGTAACCTGGATAATTTCGATGAGGTTCTTCAGCCGAAAAACCGTTTCACTCTCATAGTAATTTGCTAATTGAAGAGCTGTGTTCTTTATTGTTCCCGACTCTTCGCCAGAGTGAATTCTCGATATAGCTGTCTCGGTAAAAACACCTGAGGCTTCAAAAGCATCTGTAACTCCAACACCTTTCTTGAGCATTAGTGGTATCGCTATATTTTTAATTCTTTCTTCGAAATACCTGTTACCAGTAGCTTCTGCAGCAATCCTTATTGGTTCAATGCTTTCTGCTGAGCCATGATAAAGAGTGTAAAACACGCGACAAAATACTTCAATCAATGTTTTGTGAATTAGGCTTCCGATCACTGGAAGTTTTAATATGTATTCATCAAAAAGAAGTCTGCCTTTCTTAGTCCTGCTGAACTGAAATAAAGCTATAGGCGGTACAAAAATCAACGCTCCGATCAGAATCGGGTTTGCAACTAAAAAATCACTCATTTTGAGTGTAAATGCAGTCATCGGTGGTAATTCAATACCAAAACGAACGAATAATTTTGCTGTTTCAGGGAATATATAACCAACATAAAATAATACTGCAAGGAAGAGCACAAACAATGTAACCATAGGTGTAATAAGTGCACTTCTTAAACTCTTTCTGAACTCTTGCCTTCTTTCAAGAAATTTTGCAGTTGCAAGATATATCTCGGTCATATTACCACTCTTCGATGCAAGCCCAAGCATATAAGCAGTGAACTTACCAAAAATATTCTGATACTTTAAGAATGTTGCTTCAGAGTCAGCACCTTTTTTAAGATCATTTCCAATTTCTTTTAGAGTATTCCGCAACGTTGCATTCTGGGTATCATTGGTTAGCAAAGTTAGAATTTCTCCGTACCCAAGTTTCTGATTTAAAAGTTCAGCGCTAATTTTTACGAATGTAACGATCTCGTTGTTTGGTGGTTTTCGTTGAAAGTCAAGGAGTTTTTTATTTACTGACAGAACATTATATCCAAGCCTCGTCAGTGCTTCTTCAACTTCTTTTTTACTGAAGGCTTTTTGTTCACCGCTTATAGGTTTTTCTTTTCCTTTTCGTACCCTGTACAGATAAGTAGATTTTTTCTGAACGTCTGCAAGTTTAAGTCTGTTTTTTTCAACAAGTTTTTGAATTTTCTTTTTCCCCTCTAATGCAGTTGCAGCCGTAACTGTCCCGGATATAGGCTGACCATTAGACTTTTGTGCAGTGAATTTTAACTCAACCATTTACCACTCAAATTTAATTTAATGAAAGTTTTGATGTTGCCGTCAAATTTGGTTCCGAAAATTCTTTTGATTTTTCAACTAAATACTAATCTTTTGTTTTTAATTAAATGGTGTATCCAAGTAATAAAGAGAGTTTGCTGTAAAAAATACTTTCAGCAGCTACTGGCTGGACAACTGCTTTTCGGAGAGTTTTGAACAGAACAGGTGAAGTTCACCTAAAAGGTGAGCCTCACTTTTGATACGGAGATATGCCAGATTTAAATCGCCGAGGCAGATTAGCATATCTTGTCTTTGTGCAGGTCGTTTTGATCTCTAAGGAAGAGGTTTTTCTTGCCTTGTTAAATCTTATGGCAAATCGAGGAAATATAGCTTATCTTATTTGAGTTTTTAAGGAATTATTAACAATTTAGAATTTCGTCTCGTGCCCAATAATTTCCTGGTTATTCAACTCAACAAGGTTACAATCGTTAAAAAGTTCTTCTATTTTTTCTATATTGGCAAGAATCAAGTCGCAAAGTTTATTGTTCGTAATGTTACCGGTTGTAATTATTAGCAGTCTTTGTGGATTTTTCTGAAGATAAAAAGAGTTTAAGAAATCTGTGTCTTTCGTAGTAACTATCCTTTTTTCTTGCTGTGCTATATCACGAATTTCCTTATCAGTTGTTTTTTCTTTACGTGGCAAATTATCTGTATGGATAACATCGTGCCCTTTTTCTTTAATTAGCAGTGAGAGCTTATAAAGCAGTTGAGCATCTATAATGAACTTCACGCTAACACTGCACGGATAGATTTCACCTTAGTTAACCTCGAAGCAAATTGCAAACACGCTTGTATATCTTCTTTCTCAATGGCAGGGTAATCCGAAATTATTTTTTTGATCGTCATTCCGGCAAAAAGTAAATCTAATATCATTTCAACCGGATATCTCCTATTGCGTATTGTTGGCTTATCGTGACATATATTCTGGTCTATTGTAATCCTTGATAAATAATTTCCCATTTTTCTGTCTCTAATTATTCTATTTCAAAGCTACACTTTTCCAAAGTTGTTTGCAATGATTCTAAGAAGCTTTGCAGGTCGTTCCGATAGAGCTTGATTTATTTCTTTTATTTCCTTCTACAAACAGATCGTTCCTTCGGAACTCATAACTTTTTTTTTCTGTGCTCAGTATAATTCAGATTAATAAATTTGTGTTAGTCTTGCACATCAGCCTGTGAAATTCGGGTCTTTTTAGATTTGCCGATTTAAATCTGCCTAGGCGGGTTGTCATATCTGCTTATCTTTTAAAAATAAAAAAGGGCTGCATTTAACTGCAACCCTTAATTAGATAATACAGATTTGATTATAAAATAACTTCGTTCTTTATTACTGAATAGCTGTAGTTATCGAACTTGGAGTTACCGAGGTTTCAACTGTCCAGCCATAACCTTGTCCAGTAGTTGGTGTTCCTTCAATTACGAGTAATGAATCACTTGTTGATGTAACCTCATAGCTTCCATTAGCAGTTGTAACTAATTTTGCTGGTATCTCAAAACCATTATCATTCGGACCTCCATCATTAAATGTATTTCCGCCACCACCCATTGATAATGGCTTCTTATAGAACTGCTGTGCCATCGCTGCAAGGTTTGTACAATCTGATACTACACCATCTTTTGCTGATTCTTCAGCATTTGCATTGAAAAGATTTATACCTACAACAACTGCGATACCTACTATGATAACGCCAAGAACGATTAAGAGAAGCTGTTGCTGACCCATTTTTTACTCCTTTGTTTGTTTGTGTTTAGTTAGTTATGTGTTTTTTAATGAACTTGTTAATTAATAATCGTTGTGTACATTTCATCAGGTGTAACAACTGTTTCGACTTTTATTGAATCATTACCCGTTACTACTTCACTTCCTGTGCCAACTATTCTGATTTCTCCAGCCTGTATATCTGCTGTTAAAAAATTTCCATTTGCTGTTTGCACCATTTGTGAAGGAATGATAAAACCTTCGAATGATTTTCCTCCCCCTCCAATTTCCGCAGGTTTCTTATAATATTGTAATGCCATAACCCCGAGACTAGTTGTTTCTTCAATCAATATGTCTCTCTTTCCTTCAATAGCATTTGCTCTAAATAATGTAATAGAAATAGCAACAGCGATTGCTATTATTATTAGTGCAAGTACTATCATTAAAAGCTGTTGTTGACCCATTGTTGTTTAATTAAATTATGTTTTAATTGTTGAATAGTAATGAGTAAAAATTATGCCATCAGGTAGAAAAACTATTCTTCAGCAAAATTTTCAACCACAAAAGCCGTCATTGCTGTCAAGGTAATATCTACAAGTAAAGTTTGCTAACACTATTTGCTTTACTGCGGCGGCGCATTAGAAATTATTAGGATTTTGTAATTAAGACAATTTTTTCATAACTAATTGATTAATTTTTAAATACTTTGAATTTGCATTTATGAATGATTGTTAATTTTTACCGGTTCGACTTTCGGCATTATTAAAAAATAGCAGAATTACCCGGTGGTAAATGTAATAGTTACGGAGAAAGGAAAAATTGAAATGAAAAAAATTTTTACTTGTCGATTTTGACGCCGACATTACTGTCCATTAATTTTGTAAGAACTTTGTTGTCGGATCTATTTCACGAAGTAGTAAAAAAAATACCTGTTAAATTATCTTAATATGCAATTCCCTCAACTGTTCTTCGTTTACTTCAGACGGACATTCATCCATTAAAGAAACTGCGCTCGCTGTTTTGGGAAATGCAATTGTATCTCTTATTGAATCAACTCCAGCAAACAATATTACCATCCTGTCAAATCCGAATGCAATCCTACTGCGACGTGGTCACTATTTGTTTCTAAACCGATATTGAAAACATTGAAATTTAAACTAATTATTTATGGTCTTCAGATTTTTCTTATAATTAATATTGATTGAGTCTTTTGCAATTGCTTTTTCAAAATAAATTTTGGCTGAATCGGGAATACCATTTTTTACATAAAAAACTCCGAGGTCATTATTGTAACCTGCATTATCAGGAAAAACATCTATGGCTATTTTCATAAACTTAATTGCAATATTAAATTCCTTAGCTTGTGCATAATAATATGCCAGAGCTGATGTCAAATCAGCTTTTTCTCTTTTACTTTTCAAATCAATCGCTAAAAATTTTGATAACCAAACATCCGCTTTAACTTTTTTACCCAACTTCAAGTAATTTTTAATAAGATTTACAACGGTAACGGGGTTATCCTTATCAATATTTATAGATCTTTCCAATACATCATTTGCTTTTATTAGGTCACCAGTCGTTTCAAATGCCAAGGCTGCTTTGTAATAGTATTCGGTATTTTCTGGTTTTATTCTTATTGCGTTTTCTGCACAATGTATGGCTTTATCATACATCTTATTATCAAAATAATAAAACCCTAATCCCATCCAATAGGTTGCTCTTTGAGGATTTTTTTCAATAGCCGCACTCCAGTATGTTAATCCGCTTTTATAAACTTGATTATTCAAAAAAGTAAATAGAGATAAATAGATAAAAATTGATGTTCCTAATACTATTATGACAGGCTTACTTAGAGAAACAAATATCTTTTCAATAATCACTGCATAGGAAATCATAATTCCGAATAATGGAAGATACATACGACAATCAATATAATTAAACTCCCCATCGTCAGCATTAACCCTTACAAAAAGTGTTGGTAAAACAATTATTAGAAACATTAGAAATCCAAACATAAAAATTCTGATTCGATTATCCTTCCTGTTAAGAATTGTGTATGTTATTAATAAAACAAGTAACAGAGATCCGATTAAAATTAACGTGGTGTTTTTATTTGGAAGTGGATCAATATATAGGAAATAACCTGTCTTAGCCAAGTATTCAAAAAGGATATAAATATTCTGAATAAATGAATTAAAGCTGATCTCTTCTCTTACATTTATAGATGCAACGAAGCTCCTTAAGCAAAAATAAACAATCGCCGGTATAAAGAAATAAAGCAATAAATAAATTCTATTCCATTTAATGGATTTATTTTCATTGTGAATTATTTCAAATAGTAAAATTATCACCGGGACAAGAATCCCAGCTTCTTTTGATAGCATAGCAAAGAAATAAGCTATCAAACTAAGTGAAAAATAAAAGTTACTTCTTGTCTCCCTGTATCTCAGATAAAAGTACAGACTCCCAACGGCGAAAACAGCAAGAAGCAGGTCATTTCTTCCAACTATCCAGGATACAGCATTAGTATTTAAAGGATGAATTGCAAAAATTAAAGTGGTGATAAGAGATACCTTATCGTTAAACCCAATTTTAGTTAAAATTTTGAATAGTAAAAGTGAGACTATAATATGCAGGATAATGTTTGTTAAGTGATACATCATAGAAGATTGTCCGGCAATTGCAGTATCAATTATAAAACTGGTCATCACTATTGGACGATAGTAATTATCATACAGATATCCATTTACAAAAGTAGATGGAATATCAAAAAGACTATTAATTTTTTCATATTCATCAAAAACGATCAGATTATCATCTATATAGGTAAAATCAAACCAAAGATTGTGAATATAAAACAGTAAAATAATCCCCACTATAAGAAATTGTGGCGAGTATTTTATCAATATTGATTTGGGTGTCTCTGCCTCATTCAAACCATTTGAGTTAATCATAGAAAATGATTTATTTCAAATTTATTTTTAAAATACTGAACATATATAATCAATCGTCAGAAAAGAGATTTTAACTGCCTCTCTGTAATTTTTTCTTTGAGTTCATGATAATAACTAATAGAATAAATATCTAGCTATTTATAACATTTTTTATACCAATTTCACTGATATGAGTAACTTATCATCTCTCGT is from Ignavibacteriota bacterium and encodes:
- a CDS encoding PilT/PilU family type 4a pilus ATPase, yielding MIVKEEKKILSDFCARIPESIYGPDRVAYILENSGKLKEDETVLLRKFVNKILTSMIERDASDIEIGGHGNEGYIWMRIYGKLERIKDLPQFTEDESALLIANMFNSNQKKYIAATRNLDFSYTFFYERRKINVRFRADAYFDLDTLACSMRAINTTIRPLASLDFHQNAIKYLSHNYIKFGLTLITGITGSGKSTTLDSIVDYHNKFDPAHVIIIAAPIEYVHSSNFCMIKHREVGRDVLSFKEGVVQSLRQDPDIIIIGEMRDPDTIMAALEVTDTGHKVFSTLHTSSATESIERIIAEVDAHEQERVRNRLADVLVSVISQKLVPSLDGKVILAKEVLIITSSVKAAIKNNNLSEIYMMINQGGPMGMVTMEQDLKRLYDQKRISLETAITYSNNKTRINQLLSAK
- a CDS encoding type II/IV secretion system protein; its protein translation is MIETKLEINDKIGYLLFKKGIIDASTLDKALNAKFNDRNKLKRNLAQILVDDFKYEHDVIFREVAILYAFRELDIDLQTIQPNQLDSIRSIVESGGEELKEIMLKENIIPFMYDEQIKDKLIIASTDPTNKNVQKVAFGLNAKKTEVIFIKKKDYDQLIEKLFPPENKFLQNISDDYENLIPTEEREDLDEDELDAEINKSALINLVEGALVEAVRKGASDIHFIPGSGHRTEIYMRIDGTLRLWHVQENTLPEAVIAVVKDRGKGMDRFEREMAQDGFIQRAIDNYIIRFRVSVLPMVGTELKNKFESVVIRILDDRKVIKDLEKLGLTGVAKQKFIKAINQPQGMVILTGPTGSGKSTTLVAALCQVINPEVNVLTVEDPVEYVIEGARQLKIGYKMNFEQAIRSILRHDPDIVLVGEMRDKETAETAIKLANTGHLTFSTLHTNDAPSAVSRLFKMGIEPFLIAYAINLIVAQRLIRKLCSKCKKRVTEHDDDYLEAVGINPEEWKQYETYRAVGCDECGGTGFKGRMAIHEAFYFSKEIRHLIVKSGEEVNEELLKTQAKKDGTLNLRESGLEKVKLGMTSIEEVISSTTED
- a CDS encoding type II secretion system F family protein, which codes for MVELKFTAQKSNGQPISGTVTAATALEGKKKIQKLVEKNRLKLADVQKKSTYLYRVRKGKEKPISGEQKAFSKKEVEEALTRLGYNVLSVNKKLLDFQRKPPNNEIVTFVKISAELLNQKLGYGEILTLLTNDTQNATLRNTLKEIGNDLKKGADSEATFLKYQNIFGKFTAYMLGLASKSGNMTEIYLATAKFLERRQEFRKSLRSALITPMVTLFVLFLAVLFYVGYIFPETAKLFVRFGIELPPMTAFTLKMSDFLVANPILIGALIFVPPIALFQFSRTKKGRLLFDEYILKLPVIGSLIHKTLIEVFCRVFYTLYHGSAESIEPIRIAAEATGNRYFEERIKNIAIPLMLKKGVGVTDAFEASGVFTETAISRIHSGEESGTIKNTALQLANYYESETVFRLKNLIEIIQVTIAMIIMIIMIALTLVSAETATVRPKTPGVN
- a CDS encoding DUF5615 family PIN-like protein; protein product: MKFIIDAQLLYKLSLLIKEKGHDVIHTDNLPRKEKTTDKEIRDIAQQEKRIVTTKDTDFLNSFYLQKNPQRLLIITTGNITNNKLCDLILANIEKIEELFNDCNLVELNNQEIIGHETKF
- a CDS encoding DUF433 domain-containing protein, producing MGNYLSRITIDQNICHDKPTIRNRRYPVEMILDLLFAGMTIKKIISDYPAIEKEDIQACLQFASRLTKVKSIRAVLA
- a CDS encoding tetratricopeptide repeat protein — its product is MINSNGLNEAETPKSILIKYSPQFLIVGIILLFYIHNLWFDFTYIDDNLIVFDEYEKINSLFDIPSTFVNGYLYDNYYRPIVMTSFIIDTAIAGQSSMMYHLTNIILHIIVSLLLFKILTKIGFNDKVSLITTLIFAIHPLNTNAVSWIVGRNDLLLAVFAVGSLYFYLRYRETRSNFYFSLSLIAYFFAMLSKEAGILVPVIILLFEIIHNENKSIKWNRIYLLLYFFIPAIVYFCLRSFVASINVREEISFNSFIQNIYILFEYLAKTGYFLYIDPLPNKNTTLILIGSLLLVLLITYTILNRKDNRIRIFMFGFLMFLIIVLPTLFVRVNADDGEFNYIDCRMYLPLFGIMISYAVIIEKIFVSLSKPVIIVLGTSIFIYLSLFTFLNNQVYKSGLTYWSAAIEKNPQRATYWMGLGFYYFDNKMYDKAIHCAENAIRIKPENTEYYYKAALAFETTGDLIKANDVLERSINIDKDNPVTVVNLIKNYLKLGKKVKADVWLSKFLAIDLKSKREKADLTSALAYYYAQAKEFNIAIKFMKIAIDVFPDNAGYNNDLGVFYVKNGIPDSAKIYFEKAIAKDSININYKKNLKTINN